A single genomic interval of Rhinatrema bivittatum chromosome 12, aRhiBiv1.1, whole genome shotgun sequence harbors:
- the LOC115074019 gene encoding keratin, type I cytoskeletal 10-like isoform X2 encodes MQNLNDRLATYMEKVHSLENSNANLEQKIKDWYGQDRPGGTTDGSGRDYSHFYQSIEDLSNEIIKSHIDIGILVLQVDNAKLAADDFRQKYDYEMSLYQSVQADTNGLRKVMDELTLTKSEMETQVEHLNEELISLKKNHEEEKQGLQGTGAGQLNVEMNAAPGVDLTEILNKMRGEYEQLAEKNRQDAEQCFNEACKPLKKEISAGAEEMQSGKTEITDLKRTLQGLEVEMQSLLAQKKSLEGTLAETEGRYCMEISKLQTTISMIEGQLSEIRADLEEQSAQHAELLDTKSRLEMEIETYRRLLDGEGQGGHGGHGEHGGHGGHGEHGGHGEHGGHGEHGGHGGHGRQGGQGGHGRHGGQGGHGEHGGHGGHGGHGQQQSVHTPPSLTKEIKKTVKTTIITEQMEDGKVIASKTEETEKEM; translated from the exons ATGCAAAATCTCAATGACCGTCTGgcaacctacatggagaaggtgcATTCCTTGGAGAACTCAAATGCTAACCTAGAGCAAAAAATCAAGGATTGGTATGGTCAGGATCGTCCTGGAGGGACCACTGATGGATCGGGTCGTGATTACAGTCATTTTTACCAGTCAATTGAAGATCTCTCAAATGAG ATCATTAAATCACACATAGATATCGGCATATTAGTTCTGCAGGTTGACAATGCGAAACTGGCAGCTGACGACTTCAGGCAGAA GTATGACTATGAGATGAGCCTGTACCAGAGTGTTCAGGCTGACACCAATGGTCTGCGCAAAGTGATGGATGAGTTGACCTTGACCAAgtctgaaatggaaacccaagtGGAACATCTGAATGAAGAACTGATCTCCCTCAAGAAGAACCATGAAGAG GAGAAACAAGGCTTGCAAGGAACTGGTGCTGGCCAGCTCAACGTAGAAATGAACGCTGCTCCGGGCGTTGACCTGACCGAGATACTGAATAAAATGAGAGGGGAATACGAACAACTTGCAGAGAAGAATCGCCAAGATGCCGAACAATGCTTCAACGAAGCG TGTAAACCCTTGAAAAAGGAGATCTCTGCAGGTGCTGAAGAGATGCAATCGGGCAAAACCGAGATAACAGACCTGAAACGCACACTTCAGGGTCTGGAAGTCGAGATGCAATCTCTTCTCGCCCAG AAAAAATCTCTTGAAGGCACCTTGGCGGAAACAGAAGGTCGCTATTGTATGGAGATTTCCAAACTACAAACCACAATTTCTATGATAGAAGGGCAGCTTAGCGAGATcagagcagacttggaggagcagTCTGCACAACACGCAGAGCTCCTGGACACCAAGAGCCGGCTGGAGATGGAGATCGAGACCTATCGCCGCCTTCTGGATGGAGAAGGACAAGGAGGACACGGAGGACATGGAGAACACGGAGGACACGGAGGACACGGAGAACACGGAGGACATGGAGAACACGGAGGACATGGAGAACACGGAGGACACGGAGGACATGGACGACAAGGAGGACAAGGAGGACATGGAAGACATGGAGGACAAGGAGGACATGGAGAACATGGGGGACACGGAGGACAcggaggaca TGGTCAACAGCAAAGCGTTCATACTCCACCGTCTTTAACAAAAG AGATAAAGAAAACCGTAAAAACAACAATAATTACTGAGCAGATGGAAGATGGTAAAGTTATCGCATCCAAAACAGAGGAAACTGAAAAAGAGATGTAA
- the LOC115074019 gene encoding keratin, type I cytoskeletal 10-like isoform X1: protein MQNLNDRLATYMEKVHSLENSNANLEQKIKDWYGQDRPGGTTDGSGRDYSHFYQSIEDLSNEIIKSHIDIGILVLQVDNAKLAADDFRQKYDYEMSLYQSVQADTNGLRKVMDELTLTKSEMETQVEHLNEELISLKKNHEEEKQGLQGTGAGQLNVEMNAAPGVDLTEILNKMRGEYEQLAEKNRQDAEQCFNEACKPLKKEISAGAEEMQSGKTEITDLKRTLQGLEVEMQSLLAQKKSLEGTLAETEGRYCMEISKLQTTISMIEGQLSEIRADLEEQSAQHAELLDTKSRLEMEIETYRRLLDGEGQGGHGGHGEHGGHGGHGEHGGHGEHGGHGEHGGHGGHGQQQSVHTPPSLTKEIKKTVKTTIITEQMEDGKVIASKTEETEKEM, encoded by the exons ATGCAAAATCTCAATGACCGTCTGgcaacctacatggagaaggtgcATTCCTTGGAGAACTCAAATGCTAACCTAGAGCAAAAAATCAAGGATTGGTATGGTCAGGATCGTCCTGGAGGGACCACTGATGGATCGGGTCGTGATTACAGTCATTTTTACCAGTCAATTGAAGATCTCTCAAATGAG ATCATTAAATCACACATAGATATCGGCATATTAGTTCTGCAGGTTGACAATGCGAAACTGGCAGCTGACGACTTCAGGCAGAA GTATGACTATGAGATGAGCCTGTACCAGAGTGTTCAGGCTGACACCAATGGTCTGCGCAAAGTGATGGATGAGTTGACCTTGACCAAgtctgaaatggaaacccaagtGGAACATCTGAATGAAGAACTGATCTCCCTCAAGAAGAACCATGAAGAG GAGAAACAAGGCTTGCAAGGAACTGGTGCTGGCCAGCTCAACGTAGAAATGAACGCTGCTCCGGGCGTTGACCTGACCGAGATACTGAATAAAATGAGAGGGGAATACGAACAACTTGCAGAGAAGAATCGCCAAGATGCCGAACAATGCTTCAACGAAGCG TGTAAACCCTTGAAAAAGGAGATCTCTGCAGGTGCTGAAGAGATGCAATCGGGCAAAACCGAGATAACAGACCTGAAACGCACACTTCAGGGTCTGGAAGTCGAGATGCAATCTCTTCTCGCCCAG AAAAAATCTCTTGAAGGCACCTTGGCGGAAACAGAAGGTCGCTATTGTATGGAGATTTCCAAACTACAAACCACAATTTCTATGATAGAAGGGCAGCTTAGCGAGATcagagcagacttggaggagcagTCTGCACAACACGCAGAGCTCCTGGACACCAAGAGCCGGCTGGAGATGGAGATCGAGACCTATCGCCGCCTTCTGGATGGAGAAGGACAAGGAGGACACGGAGGACATGGAGAACACGGAGGACACGGAGGACACGGAGAACACGGAGGACATGGAGAACACGGAGGACATGGAGAACACGGAGGACACGGAGGACA TGGTCAACAGCAAAGCGTTCATACTCCACCGTCTTTAACAAAAG AGATAAAGAAAACCGTAAAAACAACAATAATTACTGAGCAGATGGAAGATGGTAAAGTTATCGCATCCAAAACAGAGGAAACTGAAAAAGAGATGTAA